In one Kluyveromyces marxianus DMKU3-1042 DNA, complete genome, chromosome 4 genomic region, the following are encoded:
- the WHI3 gene encoding RNA-binding protein: MSITNANVNGMNTNPMMIHPSLDTKYQLHRGFSTSSEQLSTVNPSNGSPTHVNGAAIPRHHSDHSGSPLNLSSVLNTLSINSGNQPQTPSMGIYLLKLRNVPSDINLREAHALFALAHGVLSIDVVPSEDSQPYIVAKFESQHLACQYASILNIKSQIFGPMYPFKVSVEVIDELTNQQLFFQTNSPQLQPQLNTNSFQLPSSGSVSSNVAPTLTSPPQSSSRKRPSLLGQRSRFSFSDPFGNENPPLAPLQATSQTPFQNIDAGKSFLLMEGDGINDTIWGSNPSLTANVNNIVAGNFNQQAQPQSQQQAQSQQQQQQQQQQQQQAQSQQQQQQPSQQPQPQSQPQQIVDWSNSKSAGARKTSGSIFAGPQQANASVPALQSTPDGNPQLTVSQQINGRSSASISSKPVTPTSSTSHTPHKSGSRTNINNNPSSGIHNANNSGNINSSSNSNSNSNNNSQSQPIARSVASVLQNTPGISQVDLSLLARVPPPANPADQNPPCNTLYVGNLPPDATEQELRQLFGSQKGFKRLSFRNKNNNNSGHGPMCFVEFEDVAHATRALAELYGSQLPRPVGAHNTKGGIRLSFSKNPLGVRGPNSRRSGSSGSGQSVSGPNNAQSSNGISTNPSSTSNNNNGSGSSSNIAGSSGNNNNINNGSIPNAANDLTSNSTANYSYLNAFSK, translated from the coding sequence ATGTCGATAACAAACGCAAACGTCAACGGTATGAACACAAACCCGATGATGATTCATCCTTCTTTGGATACCAAGTATCAACTGCATCGCGGGTTCAGCACTAGCTCCGAACAGCTTTCTACTGTAAACCCAAGCAACGGGTCACCAACCCATGTAAATGGCGCAGCCATACCTCGCCATCATTCTGATCATAGTGGATCCCCCCTGAATCTATCGTCGGTGTTGAACACCCTTTCGATCAACTCAGGTAACCAACCTCAAACTCCCTCGATGGGGATCTATCTGTTGAAGTTGCGTAACGTTCCCTCTGATATAAATTTAAGGGAAGCCCACGCCCTATTCGCATTGGCTCATGGTGTATTGTCCATCGACGTTGTACCTAGTGAAGATAGCCAACCCTACATTGTGGCAAAATTCGAGTCTCAACATTTGGCATGCCAATATGCATCTATTCTCAACATCAAGTCACAGATATTTGGCCCCATGTATCCCTTCAAGGTCTCAGTGGAGgttattgatgaattgaCGAACCAACAACTGTTCTTTCAAACGAACTCTCCACAACTTCAACCGCAGCTCAACACCAACTCATTCCAACTTCCTTCATCGGGGAGTGTGTCATCTAATGTTGCTCCAACACTGACCTCTCCACCTCAATCATCGAGTAGGAAGAGACCTAGTTTATTGGGTCAACGTTCAAGGTTCTCGTTCTCGGATCCATTCGGTAACGAAAACCCACCTTTGGCTCCGTTACAGGCAACAAGTCAAACTCCATTCCAGAATATTGATGCTGGCAAATCATTCTTATTAATGGAAGGAGACGGAATTAATGATACTATTTGGGGGTCAAACCCATCTCTTACTGCTAATGTGAACAATATTGTGGCTGGTAACTTCAATCAGCAAGCTCAACCTCAATCACAACAACAAGCTCAAtcacaacagcagcaacagcagcaacaacaacaacagcagcaagcGCAGtcacaacaacaacagcagcagccatCGCAGCAACCTCAACCGCAATCCCAACCACAGCAAATTGTTGACTGGTCCAATTCCAAATCGGCCGGTGCCAGAAAAACTAGTGGTTCTATCTTTGCTGGTCCTCAACAGGCTAATGCTAGCGTGCCTGCTTTACAATCCACTCCTGATGGAAACCCTCAACTGACTGTGTCTCAGCAGATTAACGGCAGATCATCTGCTTCTATTTCATCGAAGCCTGTGACACCAACTTCATCCACCTCGCATACTCCACACAAATCAGGTAGCAGAACAAACATTAATAACAATCCATCTTCGGGTATTCATAATGCTAACAATAGCGGTAACATTaatagcagcagcaacagcaacagcaacagcaacaacaattcACAATCTCAACCGATTGCAAGAAGTGTTGCTAGTGTTCTTCAGAACACACCTGGCATATCGCAAGTCGATCTATCTCTGTTAGCAAGAGTCCCACCACCAGCAAATCCAGCTGATCAAAACCCTCCATGTAATACTCTATATGTGGGTAACCTACCTCCAGATGCTACTGAACAAGAGCTACGACAATTATTTGGAAGCCAGAAGGGTTTCAAAAGACTTTCTTTcagaaataaaaacaacaataacagtGGGCACGGTCCTATgtgttttgttgaatttgaagacgTTGCTCACGCTACTAGAGCCTTGGCAGAACTCTATGGAAGTCAATTACCAAGGCCTGTTGGAGCCCACAACACTAAAGGTGGAATTAGACTAAGTTTCTCAAAGAATCCTCTAGGTGTTCGTGGTCCAAATAGCAGAAGAAGTGGCAGCAGTGGCTCTGGGCAATCAGTTTCTGGTCCCAATAATGCTCAAAGCTCTAATGGTATCAGCACGAACCCCAGCTCTACCagcaacaataataatggtagtggcagcagcagtaatATTGCGGGTTCTTCaggtaataataacaacattAATAATGGCAGTATACCTAATGCCGCTAATGATTTAACGTCAAATTCTACCGCCAATTATTCTTATCTAAATGCGTTTTCCAAATGA
- a CDS encoding solute carrier family 2 (facilitated glucose), with protein sequence MAKKRLTKSKSLSKSGSCAGAETREEKEKDISAAKSKKHLNSPKREKNRAPKLNECKPLSEKVNVSGTATTSGGKDSIVWRELHFNNDSPTQASLESPFVFKEATKSPRSSVCDMQLNAMFETTTQNKGAFMHATLSSKSMRNDSYVSTMSRRPSRVSSFTSYSSIDNGYEVTYSPMQAFEEAQSPRIVGRDLDLEIEQDQIAFPALSLNERTLLRLKVANLLNFCENGAKKSNETIIGDKPNAARGWDNVPSCCMAYSLQNNNKYPPNEVYEIRELAMKLK encoded by the coding sequence ATGGCCAAAAAGCGGTTAACAAAGTCAAAATCGTTAAGCAAATCAGGATCATGCGCTGGAGCAGAAACAAGGgaggagaaagaaaaagacatTTCGGCGGCTAAAAGTAAAAAGCACCTGAACTCTccaaagagagagaaaaatagaGCTCCCAAGTTGAATGAATGCAAACCACTGTCAGAAAAGGTTAATGTATCTGGAACTGCAACCACTAGTGGCGGAAAGGATAGTATTGTTTGGAGAGAGTTGCATTTCAACAATGATAGTCCAACACAAGCATCACTGGAATCTCCGTTTGTCTTCAAGGAGGCGACAAAATCCCCAAGAAGCAGCGTATGTGATATGCAATTAAATGCGATGTTTGAGACAACCACACAGAATAAAGGAGCGTTTATGCACGCGACTCTAAGTAGTAAAAGCATGAGAAACGATAGTTATGTTTCAACAATGTCACGAAGGCCCAGTCGCGTGTCAAGTTTCACATCCTATAGTAGTATTGATAATGGATATGAAGTTACTTATTCTCCCATGCAAGCATTCGAAGAAGCCCAGTCACCACGCATTGTTGGAAGGGATTTGGATCTGGAAATAGAACAAGACCAGATCGCATTCCCCGCTCTAAGTTTAAATGAGAGGACACTATTAAGACTTAAAGTAGCCAATCTACTGAACTTTTGTGAAAATGGCGCAAAGAAGTCTAACGAGACAATCATCGGTGACAAACCAAATGCGGCAAGAGGGTGGGATAATGTACCATCATGTTGCATGGCATACTCTTTACAGAATAACAACAAATACCCACCAAACGAGGTATATGAAATCAGGGAACTAGCCATGAAACTCAAATAG
- the FMP45 gene encoding MOG interacting and ectopic P-granules protein has protein sequence MKFKGLVSSLSFLFLLGSGLLTFFVILSGSKTTGVMRHFYWFEADTRGFSGAPSTTRWYNYKWCAYENDKVGSCSGKKADMPFSPKDNFGNSPNLPKQFRKHRNTYYYLSRVGWAMLLIGLFFLIIALLPVLLSIFRVGIATVLSTLSVWAALFFITVAACLYTACYVKGRNAFHDAGRHAKMNKKMFAFLWTSVFLLLLSSLWSLILSTFFGIQKTRQRKEYQYEGNSSRDDSYNVEKGTYDSGVREPYSEKRKWWKPRTKKKANTVVTVVYNNIVNKVKGNDEGSESGKNPENHSTEQNHAHGEQPHDHSQHHNHNHHGHALTDDNDKSHPDTPAKEDSNDHNLGKSHPHNPNPQVGTSTAPDKNSDTKSFSTTRNIGDPTLSRDSNSRAPAPNSTPFGHNKKKEPLQKTDTPTTAQPGHRRKSSFNKQAILATLGLGKSDDEKSKAKKHGGNGPKHDSPKNQVPEKSKQTKPDVPLGGETAGIQSKKNPESAPDANNKDHPDSSQNPASPSDPTKPPLKGSATENLHNNSEPLNKDPRETVTEPLKVKDDDISAGQGKSKQSTLEPKKFAAVNATPALSSEEKRENPHPSQNTSQYVDPKQFDPKVFAVPSDDNKDDAGLHRGEENDAPIVEPVFEPKEPEEEPMEEPMEEPKEEPKEEPKEEPKDENTLDPSKNDSSPSEKPLQHKESNFLDSVMGAVGLGKHHQPSNTEITSQKDGTSPDDYSNVPSKVEKGSLTDKSIADADSEKSHDQMRSHNEIPGTFSSHSKSLVDPSKPTYSTTEHREYTSSGPQGHTRNVSVGDDAPQDAEMSSPHENKTSANDYHYDSSQEAVPRSAQKDQPQEGTDPKEEHQNLIQKMQNQIKSSLR, from the exons ATGAAGTTCAAAGGgttagtttcttctttatcgTTTCTCTTCCTATTGGGTTCTGGGTTGTTAACgttttttgttattttatCGGGGTCGAAAACGACGGGTGTAATGAGACACTTTTATTGGTTCGAAGCAGACACTAGGGGATTCAGTGGGGCTCCAAGCACCACAAGATGGTATAATTACAAATGGTGTGCTTACGAAAATGATAAAGTTGGTTCTTGTTCGGGAAAAAAGGCAGATATGCCCTTTTCGCCTAAAGACAACTTTGGGAATAGTCCAAACCTTCCTAAACAGTTCAGGAAACATCGGAATACGTACTATTATTTAAGTCGTGTTGGTTGGGCAATGTTGTTAATTGGGTTATTTTTCTTAATTATTGCATTACTTCCAGTGTTACTTTCTATTTTCAGAGTTGGTATTGCTACTGTCTTATCTACCTTGTCAGTGTGGGCtgctcttttcttcattacaGTTGCCGCTTGTTTGTATACGGCTTGCTATGTGAAGGGCCGTAATGCCTTCCATGATGCAGGAAGACATGCAaagatgaacaagaaaatgttCGCATTTTTATGGACTTCTGTGTTCTTACTTTTATTAAGTTCATTGTGGTCTCTAATTTTGAGTACATTCTTTGGGATTCAAAAGACTaggcaaagaaaagagtatCAATATGAAGGCAATAGCTCTCGTGACGATAGTTATAATGTGGAAAAGGGCACATATGATAGTGGTGTTAGAGAGCCTTATTCAGAAAAGAGGAAATGGTGGAAACCTCGtactaagaagaaggctaACACCGTTGTTACAGT AGTTTACAACAATATAGTGAATAAGGTCAAAGGTAATGACGAAGGAAGTGAGAGTGGGAAGAATCCTGAAAATCATTCTACTGAACAAAATCATGCTCATGGGGAGCAGCCTCATGACCATAGTCAACATCATAACCACAACCACCATGGACATGCACTGACTGATGATAATGACAAATCCCATCCTGATACTCCTGCTAAGGAGGACAGTAATGACCATAACCTAGGAAAGAGTCATCCTCATAACCCAAACCCTCAAGTTGGAACCTCGACAGCACCGGATAAAAACTCAGATACTAAGAGCTTCTCTACAACAAGAAATATTGGAGATCCAACTTTAAGCCGCGATAGTAATAGCAGAGCTCCAGCTCCCAACTCTACACCTTTTGGTCacaataagaaaaaagaaccCCTTCAAAAGACTGACACTCCAACAACTGCTCAACCAGGtcacagaagaaagagttcTTTCAATAAACAGGCTATATTAGCTACCTTAGGTCTTGGTAAATCTGATGACGAGAAGTCCAAGGCAAAAAAACATGGCGGGAATGGTCCTAAACATGATTCACCTAAAAACCAAGTTCCTGAAAAGTCTAAACAGACCAAGCCGGACGTTCCATTGGGAGGTGAAACTGCTGGTATTCAATCGAAAAAGAATCCCGAGAGTGCCCCAGATGCCAACAATAAGGACCATCCAGATAGTTCACAAAATCCTGCCTCTCCTAGCGATCCAACCAAACCACCACTAAAAGGATCTGCGACAGAGAACTTGCACAACAATTCTGAGCCTTTAAATAAAGATCCGAGAGAAACAGTAACTGAACCTTTGAAGGTAAAAGACGATGATATCTCAGCTGGGCAAGGTAAATCCAAACAAAGCACCCTTGAACCTAAAAAGTTTGCTGCTGTTAATGCAACACCCGCTCTTTCAAGTGAAGAAAAACGGGAGAATCCTCATCCTTCACAAAATACATCGCAATATGTTGATCCCAAACAGTTCGATCCAAAAGTGTTTGCAGTCCCAAGtgatgataataaagaCGATGCAGGTCTTCATAGGGGTGAGGAAAATGATGCACCAATAGTTGAGCCAGTATTCGAGCCAAAGGAGCCAGAGGAGGAACCAATGGAGGAACCAATGGAGGAACCAAAGGAGGAGCCAAAGGAGGAGCCAAAGGAGGAGCCAAAGGATGAAAATACACTAGATCCTAGTAAAAATGACAGCTCACCATCTGAAAAACCGCTGCAGCATAAAGAATCGAACTTTTTGGATTCAGTTATGGGTGCTGTTGGTCTAGGAAAACATCATCAACCATCCAATACCGAAATTACCTCACAGAAAGATGGGACAAGTCCAGATGACTATAGCAATGTACCATCAAAAGTCGAAAAGGGCTCTCTGACAGATAAATCAATTGCGGATGCAGATTCCGAAAAATCTCATGACCAGATGCGCTCTCATAATGAAATACCTGGTACTTTCTCTTCACACTCTAAAAGTTTAGTTGATCCTTCCAAACCTACTTATTCCACTACTGAGCACCGTGAATATACTTCATCAGGTCCTCAAGGACACACTCGAAATGTCTCCGTTGGCGATGACGCTCCACAGGATGCAGAAATGTCATCCCCacatgaaaacaaaacttcTGCGAATGATTACCACTATGATTCTTCACAAGAAGCAGTTCCTAGATCAGCACAAAAAGATCAACCACAAGAGGGCACAGATCCTAAGGAAGAACACCAAAATCTCATTCAAAAGATGCAGAATCAGATAAAGTCTTCTTTACGTTGA
- the FMP45 gene encoding SUR7/PalI family protein codes for MKFKGLVSSLSFLFLLGSGLLTFFVILSGSKTTGVMRHFYWFEADTRGFSGAPSTTRWYNYKWCAYENDKVGSCSGKKADMPFSPKDNFGNSPNLPKQFRKHRNTYYYLSRVGWAMLLIGLFFLIIALLPVLLSIFRVGIATVLSTLSVWAALFFITVAACLYTACYVKGRNAFHDAGRHAKMNKKMFAFLWTSVFLLLLSSLWSLILSTFFGIQKTRQRKEYQYEGNSSRDDSYNVEKGTYDSGVREPYSEKRKWWKPRTKKKANTVVTV; via the coding sequence ATGAAGTTCAAAGGgttagtttcttctttatcgTTTCTCTTCCTATTGGGTTCTGGGTTGTTAACgttttttgttattttatCGGGGTCGAAAACGACGGGTGTAATGAGACACTTTTATTGGTTCGAAGCAGACACTAGGGGATTCAGTGGGGCTCCAAGCACCACAAGATGGTATAATTACAAATGGTGTGCTTACGAAAATGATAAAGTTGGTTCTTGTTCGGGAAAAAAGGCAGATATGCCCTTTTCGCCTAAAGACAACTTTGGGAATAGTCCAAACCTTCCTAAACAGTTCAGGAAACATCGGAATACGTACTATTATTTAAGTCGTGTTGGTTGGGCAATGTTGTTAATTGGGTTATTTTTCTTAATTATTGCATTACTTCCAGTGTTACTTTCTATTTTCAGAGTTGGTATTGCTACTGTCTTATCTACCTTGTCAGTGTGGGCtgctcttttcttcattacaGTTGCCGCTTGTTTGTATACGGCTTGCTATGTGAAGGGCCGTAATGCCTTCCATGATGCAGGAAGACATGCAaagatgaacaagaaaatgttCGCATTTTTATGGACTTCTGTGTTCTTACTTTTATTAAGTTCATTGTGGTCTCTAATTTTGAGTACATTCTTTGGGATTCAAAAGACTaggcaaagaaaagagtatCAATATGAAGGCAATAGCTCTCGTGACGATAGTTATAATGTGGAAAAGGGCACATATGATAGTGGTGTTAGAGAGCCTTATTCAGAAAAGAGGAAATGGTGGAAACCTCGtactaagaagaaggctaACACCGTTGTTACAGTGTAA
- the CDC13 gene encoding telomere-binding protein CDC13, translating into MVTHQYEYISGPEHLNHFYQHGSVVSKHIHFVSILDRISYKKDDKCTFYFDNFTKGKRGLNTYIGKINNSNSDCDSLLRMFLPLFLDKLGLSHNDIDFSADFTLDDLSEKRVPIINVKGLFVTAYDKATLKIHELNVIDMKSFVKCFLKKDSLQDNFKLFRPTIDKLLRNLQKREKVESNFKFCEMEIYTDCLRSYFTELISKENNPYPVLNPLFIPQNSNNDTLNEFDSQANSQSVTDTEHFSEKGISSSNKRDASDDIVGSGSSGRANDQDDSGIESIEDKIYKDGSGEQKRNLTVPSANDIRKPKRIKVTEIGVLKRGHQIPHPHPDISSYQLPFGANSFSEARNDQDIVDNYSFSSATIKPNGISEAKSKRFYRISDCRIVGFTPNQFLDDRLDSLEDNKFQIFIYAKELPPPLPVFIPEYNCYEVTVSNISEFFHNIGIKSYPSSIQNCLSDLKKKINQSFYNITIFKATYSLGPSETVGWVLHSITCKSPTISPPIQPSEQQNQFPLVHVSDIIASTNSQYYTIFGLAVTVKYDGGKTVVLSFTDFTSNPKVNYGYDSFLGSFHERIPENQHVHALIYLNRVESLNQKLQNVTKMGLIDCADKGNSNITHRSIIFKFSVKCQLFQGKLNTVILDAEPITPKTPLTTEEYKYLKPLRTKVFRRMPSEVLKLYNLTMARFLPISKYNSNNAEPELHEEQVFVNTNTNAAEKVDYTALIQGETNSDDMEELREKDAMLPIKILGSRNPSSVKISDIKNNRNIDSQDKKINATIMGVTQDRKNVTIYLTDRDYATGMVIEDPYKNLLKIQIWGKQNLEFFFGDSNYMQRIEELRQCIGSTIPFTVIPRILRINDYSYIKIWSPIYTTLESLLIFKSIDFQHDTLKYENSSGNED; encoded by the coding sequence ATGGTAACACATCAGTATGAATATATTTCTGGACCAGAACACCTAAATCACTTCTATCAGCATGGATCGGTAGTCTCGAAGCACATTCATTTCGTGTCAATTTTAGATCGGATCTCATATAAAAAGGATGACAAGTGCACCTTTTACTTTGATAATTTCACGAAAGGTAAACGTGGGTTGAATACTTATATTGGAAAGATAAATAATAGTAACTCTGACTGTGACTCTTTGCTTCGAATGTTTCTTCCTCTCTTTTTGGATAAATTAGGGTTGTCGCATAATGACATAGATTTCTCAGCAGATTTTACACTTGATGATTTGAGTGAGAAGCGCGTTCCAATCATAAATGTAAAGGGTTTATTCGTTACTGCTTATGACAAAGCAACTCTAAAAATTCATGAATTGAATGTTATAGACATGAAATCATTTGTTAAGTgctttttgaagaaagattcaTTACAAGATAATTTTAAATTATTCAGACCTACAATTGATAAACTATTAAGGAATTTACAGAAAAGGGAAAAGGTAGAATCTAACTTTAAATTTTGTGAAATGGAGATTTATACTGATTGTTTACGGTCATATTTTACTGAATTGATCTCTAAAGAGAATAATCCTTATCCAGTTTTGAATCCATTGTTTATTCCTCAAAATTCTAATAATGATACTTTAAACGAGTTCGATTCTCAAGCAAATTCCCAATCAGTGACAGACACTGAGCATTTTTCAGAAAAGGggatttcttcttccaataaAAGAGATGCTAGTGATGATATAGTGGGCTCAGGTTCGTCTGGACGCGCAAATGATCAAGATGATAGTGGAATTGAATCAATAGAAGATAAAATATACAAAGATGGAAGCGGGGAACAAAAACGAAATTTAACAGTTCCTAGCGCTAACGATATTAGGAAGCCAAAGAGGATTAAAGTTACAGAAATCGGTGTGCTGAAACGCGGTCATCAAATACCTCATCCACACCCTGATATCTCTTCTTATCAATTACCCTTTGGTGCGAACAGCTTTTCTGAGGCACGAAATGACCAGGATATAGTAGATAATTATTCTTTCAGCTCAGCAACTATTAAGCCTAATGGGATATCTGAAGCAAAATCTAAGAGGTTTTATCGTATTTCTGATTGTAGGATAGTTGGATTTACACCCAATCAATTTTTGGATGATAGGCTTGACAGCCTTGAAGATAATaaatttcaaatattcataTACGCAAAGGAACTTCCACCTCCCCTGCCCGTTTTCATCCCAGAGTACAACTGTTATGAGGTGACCGTATCCAATATCTCCGAGTTTTTTCACAATATCGGAATAAAAAGCTACCCTTCTTCTATTCAAAATTGTTTATcagacttgaagaagaaaattaaTCAGAGCTTTTACAACATAACGATTTTCAAGGCAACATATTCATTAGGTCCGTCTGAAACTGTTGGGTGGGTATTGCATAGTATTACGTGTAAATCACCTACTATTTCACCCCCTATTCAGCCCTCGgaacaacaaaatcagTTTCCATTGGTACATGTTTCAGATATTATTGCATCAACTAACTCACAGTACTATACTATTTTTGGCTTGGCCGTCACTGTGAAATATGATGGTGGAAAAACCGTAGTTCTATCATTTACAGATTTTACGTCAAACCCTAAAGTCAATTACGGCTATGACTCTTTCTTAGGAAGTTTCCATGAAAGAATTCCAGAAAATCAGCATGTGCATGCTTTGATTTATCTTAATCGAGTTGAATCGCTCAATCAAAAACTTCAGAATGTCACAAAAATGGGTCTGATAGATTGTGCAGATAAGGGAAATAGTAATATAACGCATCGCAgtatcattttcaaatttagTGTTAAATGCCAGTTATTTCAAGGCAAACTGAACACGGTAATTTTAGACGCAGAGCCAATTACACCAAAAACTCCTTTAACTACTGAAGAATACAAGTATCTAAAACCTTTGAGAACAAAAGTGTTCCGTCGGATGCCATCAGAGGTCTTGAAGCTTTATAACCTTACTATGGCGAGATTTTTACCAATCTCTAAATATAATTCAAACAACGCGGAGCCAGAATTGCACGAGGAGCAAGTTTTTGTAAATACCAATACGAATGCTGCAGAAAAAGTGGATTATACAGCATTGATTCAAGGGGAAACAAATTCTGATGACATGGAGGAACTCAGAGAAAAGGATGCAATGCTGCCTATTAAAATATTAGGTTCCAGGAATCCTAGTTCAGTCAAAATATCTGatataaaaaataacaGAAATATTGACTCACAAGATAAAAAGATCAATGCCACAATCATGGGTGTAACTCAAGATCGCAAAAATGTTACTATATATTTGACTGATAGGGATTATGCAACTGGCATGGTAATTGAAGATCCATATAAAAATCTATTAAAGATTCAGATTTGGGGTAAACAGAATTTGGAGTTTTTCTTTGGGGATTCTAATTACATGCAAAGGATAGAAGAACTGAGGCAGTGCATTGGATCTACTATTCCATTCACAGTTATACCTAGAATATTGAGGATAAATGATTATTCTTACATCAAAATATGGAGCCCAATTTACACTACTTTAGAGAGTCTTTTGATTTTTAAAAGCATAGATTTTCAACATGATACTTTAAAATATGAAAACTCCTCGGGAAACGAGGATTAG